GCGCAATAGTGAAGTGATTCACGCGGGGCTGTACTACCCCGCAGGGTCGCTCAAGGCCCGCCTGTGCGTGCGGGGCAAGGAATTGCTCTATGCCTACTGCGCGGAGCGCGGCGTGCCCCACCGCCGTTGCGGCAAGTTGTTGGTGGCTACCTCTGCCGCGCAGTTGGACAGCCTGGAAGGCATCCAGGCGCGCGCCCGTGCCAACGGAGTGCTCGATCTCCAACGCCTGAGCCGTGAAGAAGCCCTGGAGATGGAGCCCGCGCTGGCCTGCGTCGGTGCCTTGCACTCGCCCAGCACCGGCATCGTCGATAGCCATGCGCTCATGCTGGCGCTGCAGGGCGATCTGGAGCATGCGGGTGGTGTTGTGGCGCTGAATTCGCCACTAGCGCTAGCATCTATTGGCTCTGATGCTATTGATTTGGAAGCAGTGGATGGCACGCGCCTGCGCGCTCGCACCGTGGTCAACGCCGCTGGGCTGCATGCCCCCGCGCTGGCTGCGCGATTTGGCGGTCTGGCCCCGCAGCATGTGCCCACGGCGTTTTACGCCAAGGGCAACTACTTCACGTTGACGGGCAAGGCGCCTTTCAGCCGGCTGATTTACCCGGTGCCCGAGGCGGCTGGGTTGGGTGTGCACCTCACGCTGGACCTGGGCGGACAAGCCAAGTTTGGCCCGGACGTG
Above is a window of Acidovorax sp. KKS102 DNA encoding:
- a CDS encoding NAD(P)/FAD-dependent oxidoreductase; the protein is MIDMVDCVVVGAGVVGLAVARALALQGREVMVLEAADAIGTGTSSRNSEVIHAGLYYPAGSLKARLCVRGKELLYAYCAERGVPHRRCGKLLVATSAAQLDSLEGIQARARANGVLDLQRLSREEALEMEPALACVGALHSPSTGIVDSHALMLALQGDLEHAGGVVALNSPLALASIGSDAIDLEAVDGTRLRARTVVNAAGLHAPALAARFGGLAPQHVPTAFYAKGNYFTLTGKAPFSRLIYPVPEAAGLGVHLTLDLGGQAKFGPDVQWVDSPDDLQVDPARGDAFYAEVRKYWPGLQDGALAPGYAGMRPKIHGPDAPAADFVIQGPTVHGVAGLVNLFGIESPGLTSALAIAEHVAALV